One segment of Sylvia atricapilla isolate bSylAtr1 chromosome 8, bSylAtr1.pri, whole genome shotgun sequence DNA contains the following:
- the KCNIP2 gene encoding Kv channel-interacting protein 2 isoform X1: MRSKGRKESLSDSRDLDGSYDQLTGNPPVQTKKALKQRFLKLLPCCRPKSIPSLSENSVEDEFELSTVCHRPEGLEQLQEQTKFTRKELQVLYRGFKNECPSGIVNEENFKQIYSQFFPQGDSSTYATFLFNAFDTDHDGSVSFEDFVSGLSTILRGTIDDRLNWAFNLYDLNKDGCITKEEMLDIMKSIYDMMGKYTYPAMREEAPREHVENFFQKMDRNKDGVVTIEEFLESCQKDENIMRSMQLFDSVI; this comes from the exons GCAACCCGCCAGTCCAAACTAAAAAAGCGCTGAAGCAGCGATTCCTCAaactgctgccctgctgccGGCCCAAATCCATCCCCTCGCTCAGTGAAA ACAGTGTTGAGGATGAGTTTGAGCTCTCCACCGTTTGCCACCgccctgaggggctggagcagctccaggagcagacCAAGTTCACCCGCAAAGAGCTGCAGGTCCTGTACCGAGGCTTCAAGAAT GAGTGCCCAAGCGGCATCGTCAACGAAGAAAACTTCAAGCAGATCTATTCACAGTTCTTCCCTCAAGGAG ACTCCAGCACCTATGCCACCTTCCTCTTCAACGCCTTTGACACCGACCATGATGGCTCTGTCAGTTTTGAG GACTTTGTGTCTGGGCTGTCCACCATCCTGCGGGGCACCATTGATGATCGCCTGAACTGGGCCTTCAACCTCTATGACCTGAACAAAGATGGCTGCATCACCAAAGAG GAAATGCTGGACATCATGAAGTCCATCTATGACATGATGGGCAAATATACCTACCCGGCCATGCGGGAGGAAGCACCCCGAGAGCACGTGGAGAACTTCTTCCAG AAAATGGACCGGAATAAAGATGGCGTGGTGACAATCGAGGAGTTCCTGGAGTCCTGCCAGAAG GATGAGAACATCATGCGATCCATGCAGCTCTTCGACAGCGTGATTTAG
- the OGA gene encoding protein O-GlcNAcase isoform X3 codes for MVQKEGQAALEEPQGSPNPAGVPGAPLEPPGATAGPVPGGEETDTETETALGSRRFLCGVVEGFYGRPWVMEQRKELFRRLQKWGLNTYLYAPKDDYKHRMFWREMYSVEEAEQLMTLISAAREHEIEFIYAISPGLDITFSNPKEVSTLKRKLDQVSQFGCRSFALLFDDIDHNMCAADKEVFSSFAHAQVSITNEIYQYLGEPDTFLFCPTEYCGTFCYPNVAQSPYLRTVGEKLLPGIEVLWTGPKVVSKDIPVESIEEVSKIIRRAPVIWDNIHANDYDQKRLFLGPYKGRSTELIPRLKGVLTNPNCEFEANYVAIHTLATWYKSNMNGVRKDVVMTDTEDSTVSIQIKLENEGSDEDIETDVLYSPQMALKLALTEWLQEFGVPQQYSSRQVAHSGAKTSVGDVGPLVAPSSLNAATVVTTVYQEPIMSQGAALSSDSPALAKEEEKKQSDEEPMDMVVEKQDDADKNANQILTDIAEAKMAEELKPMDTDKESIVESKSPEMSMQEDSGSDIAPMQTDEQINKEHFVPAPNEKPLYTVEPVTLEDLQLLADLFYLPYEHGPKGAQMLREFQWLRANSSVVSVNCKGKDAEKIEEWRNRAAKFEEMCSLVMGMFTRLSNCANRTILYDMYSYVWDIKSIMSMVKSFVQWLGCRSQSSAQFLSGDQEPWAFRGGLAGEFQRLLPIDGANDLFFQPPPLTPTSKVYTIRPYFPKDEVSWRSAHPQPGLLLCLRRRGWHMWLCFGNS; via the exons AtggtgcagaaggaggggcaggcGGCGCTGGAGGAGCCCCAGGGCAGTCCTAACCCGGCCGGGGTGCCCGGCGCCCCCTTAGAGCCGCCGGGCGCCACGGCAGGGCCGGTCCCGGGAGGCGAGGAGACCGACACCGAGACGGAGACCGCGCTGGGCTCCCGCCGCTTCCTCTGCGGAGTCGTCGAAG GATTTTATGGAAGACCTTGGGTgatggagcagaggaaagaacTTTTTAGAAG GCTTCAGAAGTGGGGGCTGAATACATACTTGTATGCTCCAAAGGATGACTATAAGCACAGGATGTTTTGGCGAGAAATGTACTCGGTGGAGGAAGCAG aGCAGCTCATGACTCTAATATCAGCGGCACGAGAACATGAAATAGAATTTATCTATGCAATCTCACCTGGACTTGACATCACTTTCTCCAATCCTAAGGAGGTATCCACATTGAAACGCAAGCTGGACCAG GTTTCACAGTTTGGCTGCAGATCTTTTGCACTGCTCTTTGATGATATAGATCACAACATGTGTGCAGCAGACAAAGaagttttcagttcttttgCTCATGCTCAAGTCTCAATCACAAATGAAATTTATCAATATCTAGGAGAACCAGACACATTCCTTTTCTGTCCTACAG AGTACTGTGGAACTTTCTGTTACCCGAATGTTGCCCAGTCACCATATCTACGGACTGTAGGAGAAAAACTGCTCCCTGGAATTGAAGTGTTGTGGACAG GTCCGAAAGTTGTATCCAAAGACATTCCGGTAGAATCCATTGAAGAAGTTTCTAAGATCATCAGGAGGGCACCAGTTATCTGGGATAACATTCATGCTAATGATTATGAtcaaaaaaggctttttcttggGCCTTACAAGGGTCGGTCAACTGAACTCATCCCTCGACTGAAGGGTGTTCTGACCAATCCAAACTGTGAATTTGAGGCCAATTATGTTGCCATTCACACACTTGCGACCTGGTACAAGTCTAACATGAATGGAGTGAGAAAAGATGTGGTGATGA CTGATACTGAAGACAGCACGGTTTCGATCCAGATTAAATTGGAAAATGAGGGAAGTGATGAAGATATTGAAACAGATGTTCTCTACAGCCCACAAATGGCCCTGAAGTTGGCCTTAACAGAATGGTTACAGGAATTTGGAGTACCTCAGCAATACAGCA GTAGGCAAGTGGCCCACAGTGGTGCGAAAACCTCTGTAGGGGATGTAGGGCCACTGGTGGCACCATCCTCTTTAAATGCAGCAACAGTGGTTACCACGGTGTACCAGGAGCCCATCATGAGCCAGGGCGCGGCGCTGAGCAGTGACTCCCCGGCCTTggccaaggaggaggagaagaagcaATCTGATGAGGAACCAATGGACATGGTGGTGGAAAAGCAAGATGATGCAGACAAGAATGCAAACCAGATACTGACAGATATTGCTGAAGCCAAGatggcagaggagctgaagcCAATGGATACGGATAAGGAGAGTATAGTTGAGTCAAAGTCTCCAGAGATGTCTATGCAGGAAGATTCTGGTAGTGACATTGCACCTATGCAGACTGATGAGCAAATtaataaagaacattttgtgCCTGCGCCAAATGAAAAACCTCTTTACACAGTAGAACCAGTGACTTTAGAGGACTTACAGCTTCTTGCTGACTTGTTTTACCTTCCTTATGAACATGGACCCAAAGGTGCACAGATGCTGAGGGAATTCCAGTGGCTCAGAGCAAACAGCAGTGTTGTCAGTGTTAATTGCAAAGGAAAGGATGCTGAAAAA ataGAAGAATGGCGTAACAGAGCAGCCAAGTTTGAAGAGATGTGCAGCTTGGTGATGGGCATGTTCACTCGCCTCTCCAATTGTGCCAACAGGACTATCCTTTATGACATGTACTCCTACGTCTGGGATATCAAGAGTATTATGTCAATGGTGAAATCTTTTGTGCAGTGGTTAG GGTGTCGTAGTCAATCTTCAGCACAGTTCTTAAGTGGAGACCAAGAACCCTGGGCCTTTAGAGGTGGTCTAGCAGGAGAGTTCCAG cGTTTGCTGCCTATTGATGGGGCAAATGACCTCTTTTTTCAACCACCTCCATTAACACCCACTTCCAAAGTGTACACCATAAGACCCTACTTCCCTAAAGATGAG gTTAGTTGGAGGTCTGCTCACCCTCAGCCTGGATTACTGCTTTGTCTTAGAAGACGAGGATGGCATATGTGGTTATGCTTTGGGAACAGTTGA
- the NPM3 gene encoding nucleoplasmin-3, translating to MPELKGAGRCRRTLWLGPRGRAQGGAARLGTALRGPPRSQCRCQRRRLMEPHGPPCPGSVLFGCELTASTKSYTFQVDEEDDSDHILALSVVCLTDGAKDECNVVEVVGRNHENQEIAVPVANLKLSCQPLLSLDNFKLQPPVTFRLAAGSGPVHLAGWHRIMHREDASLEDDVSEEDEEDLPPIKPAKK from the exons ATGCCCGAATTAAAGGGCGCGGGGCGCTGCCGCAGGACCCTTTGGCTCGGTCCCCGGGGGCGGGCACAGGGCGGGgcggctcggctcggcacggcGCTGCGCGGCCCGCCCCGCTCCCAGTGCCGCTGCCAGCGCCGCCGCCTCATGGAGCCGCACGGGCCCCCCTGCCCCGGCAGCGTCCTCTTCG GCTGTGAGCTGACTGCCAGTACCAAATCCTACACATTTCAGGTGGATGAAGAAGATGACTCTGACCACATTTTAGCACTGTCTGTG GTCTGCCTCACTGATGGTGCCAAGGATGAGTGCAATGTGGTGGAAGTTGTTGGGCGAAACCACGAGAACCAAGAGATCGCTGTGCCTGTGGCCAATCTGAAGTTGTCATGCCAGCCCTTG CTGAGTCTGGACAACTTCAAGCTGCAGCCTCCAGTGACCTTTCGCCTGGCAGCAGGCTCTGGCCCAGTGCACCTCGCTGGCTGGCACAGGATCA TGCACAGGGAAGATGCTTCCTTAGAGGACGATGTGtctgaggaggatgaggaggaccTTCCTCCTATTAAGCCAGCCAAGAAATAG
- the OGA gene encoding protein O-GlcNAcase isoform X2: protein MVQKEGQAALEEPQGSPNPAGVPGAPLEPPGATAGPVPGGEETDTETETALGSRRFLCGVVEGFYGRPWVMEQRKELFRRLQKWGLNTYLYAPKDDYKHRMFWREMYSVEEAEQLMTLISAAREHEIEFIYAISPGLDITFSNPKEVSTLKRKLDQVSQFGCRSFALLFDDIDHNMCAADKEVFSSFAHAQVSITNEIYQYLGEPDTFLFCPTEYCGTFCYPNVAQSPYLRTVGEKLLPGIEVLWTGPKVVSKDIPVESIEEVSKIIRRAPVIWDNIHANDYDQKRLFLGPYKGRSTELIPRLKGVLTNPNCEFEANYVAIHTLATWYKSNMNGVRKDVVMTDTEDSTVSIQIKLENEGSDEDIETDVLYSPQMALKLALTEWLQEFGVPQQYSSRQVAHSGAKTSVGDVGPLVAPSSLNAATVVTTVYQEPIMSQGAALSSDSPALAKEEEKKQSDEEPMDMVVEKQDDADKNANQILTDIAEAKMAEELKPMDTDKESIVESKSPEMSMQEDSGSDIAPMQTDEQINKEHFVPAPNEKPLYTVEPVTLEDLQLLADLFYLPYEHGPKGAQMLREFQWLRANSSVVSVNCKGKDAEKIEEWRNRAAKFEEMCSLVMGMFTRLSNCANRTILYDMYSYVWDIKSIMSMVKSFVQWLGCRSQSSAQFLSGDQEPWAFRGGLAGEFQRLLPIDGANDLFFQPPPLTPTSKVYTIRPYFPKDEASVYKICREMYADGADQPFHSLPDLIGDKLVGGLLTLSLDYCFVLEDEDGICGYALGTVDVTPFIKKCKMSWIPFMQEKYTKPNSDKELSEAEKIMLSFHEEQEVLPESFLANFPSLIKIDIHKKVTDPSVAKSMMACLLSSLKANAIIW from the exons AtggtgcagaaggaggggcaggcGGCGCTGGAGGAGCCCCAGGGCAGTCCTAACCCGGCCGGGGTGCCCGGCGCCCCCTTAGAGCCGCCGGGCGCCACGGCAGGGCCGGTCCCGGGAGGCGAGGAGACCGACACCGAGACGGAGACCGCGCTGGGCTCCCGCCGCTTCCTCTGCGGAGTCGTCGAAG GATTTTATGGAAGACCTTGGGTgatggagcagaggaaagaacTTTTTAGAAG GCTTCAGAAGTGGGGGCTGAATACATACTTGTATGCTCCAAAGGATGACTATAAGCACAGGATGTTTTGGCGAGAAATGTACTCGGTGGAGGAAGCAG aGCAGCTCATGACTCTAATATCAGCGGCACGAGAACATGAAATAGAATTTATCTATGCAATCTCACCTGGACTTGACATCACTTTCTCCAATCCTAAGGAGGTATCCACATTGAAACGCAAGCTGGACCAG GTTTCACAGTTTGGCTGCAGATCTTTTGCACTGCTCTTTGATGATATAGATCACAACATGTGTGCAGCAGACAAAGaagttttcagttcttttgCTCATGCTCAAGTCTCAATCACAAATGAAATTTATCAATATCTAGGAGAACCAGACACATTCCTTTTCTGTCCTACAG AGTACTGTGGAACTTTCTGTTACCCGAATGTTGCCCAGTCACCATATCTACGGACTGTAGGAGAAAAACTGCTCCCTGGAATTGAAGTGTTGTGGACAG GTCCGAAAGTTGTATCCAAAGACATTCCGGTAGAATCCATTGAAGAAGTTTCTAAGATCATCAGGAGGGCACCAGTTATCTGGGATAACATTCATGCTAATGATTATGAtcaaaaaaggctttttcttggGCCTTACAAGGGTCGGTCAACTGAACTCATCCCTCGACTGAAGGGTGTTCTGACCAATCCAAACTGTGAATTTGAGGCCAATTATGTTGCCATTCACACACTTGCGACCTGGTACAAGTCTAACATGAATGGAGTGAGAAAAGATGTGGTGATGA CTGATACTGAAGACAGCACGGTTTCGATCCAGATTAAATTGGAAAATGAGGGAAGTGATGAAGATATTGAAACAGATGTTCTCTACAGCCCACAAATGGCCCTGAAGTTGGCCTTAACAGAATGGTTACAGGAATTTGGAGTACCTCAGCAATACAGCA GTAGGCAAGTGGCCCACAGTGGTGCGAAAACCTCTGTAGGGGATGTAGGGCCACTGGTGGCACCATCCTCTTTAAATGCAGCAACAGTGGTTACCACGGTGTACCAGGAGCCCATCATGAGCCAGGGCGCGGCGCTGAGCAGTGACTCCCCGGCCTTggccaaggaggaggagaagaagcaATCTGATGAGGAACCAATGGACATGGTGGTGGAAAAGCAAGATGATGCAGACAAGAATGCAAACCAGATACTGACAGATATTGCTGAAGCCAAGatggcagaggagctgaagcCAATGGATACGGATAAGGAGAGTATAGTTGAGTCAAAGTCTCCAGAGATGTCTATGCAGGAAGATTCTGGTAGTGACATTGCACCTATGCAGACTGATGAGCAAATtaataaagaacattttgtgCCTGCGCCAAATGAAAAACCTCTTTACACAGTAGAACCAGTGACTTTAGAGGACTTACAGCTTCTTGCTGACTTGTTTTACCTTCCTTATGAACATGGACCCAAAGGTGCACAGATGCTGAGGGAATTCCAGTGGCTCAGAGCAAACAGCAGTGTTGTCAGTGTTAATTGCAAAGGAAAGGATGCTGAAAAA ataGAAGAATGGCGTAACAGAGCAGCCAAGTTTGAAGAGATGTGCAGCTTGGTGATGGGCATGTTCACTCGCCTCTCCAATTGTGCCAACAGGACTATCCTTTATGACATGTACTCCTACGTCTGGGATATCAAGAGTATTATGTCAATGGTGAAATCTTTTGTGCAGTGGTTAG GGTGTCGTAGTCAATCTTCAGCACAGTTCTTAAGTGGAGACCAAGAACCCTGGGCCTTTAGAGGTGGTCTAGCAGGAGAGTTCCAG cGTTTGCTGCCTATTGATGGGGCAAATGACCTCTTTTTTCAACCACCTCCATTAACACCCACTTCCAAAGTGTACACCATAAGACCCTACTTCCCTAAAGATGAG gcATCTGTATATAAGATCTGCAGAGAAATGTATGCTGATGGAGCTGATCAACCCTTCCACAGTTTACCAGATTTAATTGGAGACAA gTTAGTTGGAGGTCTGCTCACCCTCAGCCTGGATTACTGCTTTGTCTTAGAAGACGAGGATGGCATATGTGGTTATGCTTTGGGAACAGTTGATGTAACTCCCTTCattaagaaatgcaaaatgtcTTGGATCCCTTTCATGCAAGAAAAATATACTAAACCAAATAGTGACAAGGAGCTATCTGAGGCAGAG aaaataatgctAAGCTTCCATGAAGAACAAGAAGTATTGCCTGAATCATTCCTTGCTAACTTTCCGTCTTTGATAAAGATTGATATCCACAAAAAAGTTACAGATCCAAGTGTGGCCAAAAGTATGATGGCCTGCCTGCTCTCTTCTCTAAAGGCTAATG CCATTATTTGGTAA
- the OGA gene encoding protein O-GlcNAcase isoform X1, with translation MVQKEGQAALEEPQGSPNPAGVPGAPLEPPGATAGPVPGGEETDTETETALGSRRFLCGVVEGFYGRPWVMEQRKELFRRLQKWGLNTYLYAPKDDYKHRMFWREMYSVEEAEQLMTLISAAREHEIEFIYAISPGLDITFSNPKEVSTLKRKLDQVSQFGCRSFALLFDDIDHNMCAADKEVFSSFAHAQVSITNEIYQYLGEPDTFLFCPTEYCGTFCYPNVAQSPYLRTVGEKLLPGIEVLWTGPKVVSKDIPVESIEEVSKIIRRAPVIWDNIHANDYDQKRLFLGPYKGRSTELIPRLKGVLTNPNCEFEANYVAIHTLATWYKSNMNGVRKDVVMTDTEDSTVSIQIKLENEGSDEDIETDVLYSPQMALKLALTEWLQEFGVPQQYSSRQVAHSGAKTSVGDVGPLVAPSSLNAATVVTTVYQEPIMSQGAALSSDSPALAKEEEKKQSDEEPMDMVVEKQDDADKNANQILTDIAEAKMAEELKPMDTDKESIVESKSPEMSMQEDSGSDIAPMQTDEQINKEHFVPAPNEKPLYTVEPVTLEDLQLLADLFYLPYEHGPKGAQMLREFQWLRANSSVVSVNCKGKDAEKIEEWRNRAAKFEEMCSLVMGMFTRLSNCANRTILYDMYSYVWDIKSIMSMVKSFVQWLGCRSQSSAQFLSGDQEPWAFRGGLAGEFQRLLPIDGANDLFFQPPPLTPTSKVYTIRPYFPKDEASVYKICREMYADGADQPFHSLPDLIGDKLVGGLLTLSLDYCFVLEDEDGICGYALGTVDVTPFIKKCKMSWIPFMQEKYTKPNSDKELSEAEKIMLSFHEEQEVLPESFLANFPSLIKIDIHKKVTDPSVAKSMMACLLSSLKANGSRGAFCEVRPDDKRILEFYSKLGCFEIAKMEGFPKDVVILGRSL, from the exons AtggtgcagaaggaggggcaggcGGCGCTGGAGGAGCCCCAGGGCAGTCCTAACCCGGCCGGGGTGCCCGGCGCCCCCTTAGAGCCGCCGGGCGCCACGGCAGGGCCGGTCCCGGGAGGCGAGGAGACCGACACCGAGACGGAGACCGCGCTGGGCTCCCGCCGCTTCCTCTGCGGAGTCGTCGAAG GATTTTATGGAAGACCTTGGGTgatggagcagaggaaagaacTTTTTAGAAG GCTTCAGAAGTGGGGGCTGAATACATACTTGTATGCTCCAAAGGATGACTATAAGCACAGGATGTTTTGGCGAGAAATGTACTCGGTGGAGGAAGCAG aGCAGCTCATGACTCTAATATCAGCGGCACGAGAACATGAAATAGAATTTATCTATGCAATCTCACCTGGACTTGACATCACTTTCTCCAATCCTAAGGAGGTATCCACATTGAAACGCAAGCTGGACCAG GTTTCACAGTTTGGCTGCAGATCTTTTGCACTGCTCTTTGATGATATAGATCACAACATGTGTGCAGCAGACAAAGaagttttcagttcttttgCTCATGCTCAAGTCTCAATCACAAATGAAATTTATCAATATCTAGGAGAACCAGACACATTCCTTTTCTGTCCTACAG AGTACTGTGGAACTTTCTGTTACCCGAATGTTGCCCAGTCACCATATCTACGGACTGTAGGAGAAAAACTGCTCCCTGGAATTGAAGTGTTGTGGACAG GTCCGAAAGTTGTATCCAAAGACATTCCGGTAGAATCCATTGAAGAAGTTTCTAAGATCATCAGGAGGGCACCAGTTATCTGGGATAACATTCATGCTAATGATTATGAtcaaaaaaggctttttcttggGCCTTACAAGGGTCGGTCAACTGAACTCATCCCTCGACTGAAGGGTGTTCTGACCAATCCAAACTGTGAATTTGAGGCCAATTATGTTGCCATTCACACACTTGCGACCTGGTACAAGTCTAACATGAATGGAGTGAGAAAAGATGTGGTGATGA CTGATACTGAAGACAGCACGGTTTCGATCCAGATTAAATTGGAAAATGAGGGAAGTGATGAAGATATTGAAACAGATGTTCTCTACAGCCCACAAATGGCCCTGAAGTTGGCCTTAACAGAATGGTTACAGGAATTTGGAGTACCTCAGCAATACAGCA GTAGGCAAGTGGCCCACAGTGGTGCGAAAACCTCTGTAGGGGATGTAGGGCCACTGGTGGCACCATCCTCTTTAAATGCAGCAACAGTGGTTACCACGGTGTACCAGGAGCCCATCATGAGCCAGGGCGCGGCGCTGAGCAGTGACTCCCCGGCCTTggccaaggaggaggagaagaagcaATCTGATGAGGAACCAATGGACATGGTGGTGGAAAAGCAAGATGATGCAGACAAGAATGCAAACCAGATACTGACAGATATTGCTGAAGCCAAGatggcagaggagctgaagcCAATGGATACGGATAAGGAGAGTATAGTTGAGTCAAAGTCTCCAGAGATGTCTATGCAGGAAGATTCTGGTAGTGACATTGCACCTATGCAGACTGATGAGCAAATtaataaagaacattttgtgCCTGCGCCAAATGAAAAACCTCTTTACACAGTAGAACCAGTGACTTTAGAGGACTTACAGCTTCTTGCTGACTTGTTTTACCTTCCTTATGAACATGGACCCAAAGGTGCACAGATGCTGAGGGAATTCCAGTGGCTCAGAGCAAACAGCAGTGTTGTCAGTGTTAATTGCAAAGGAAAGGATGCTGAAAAA ataGAAGAATGGCGTAACAGAGCAGCCAAGTTTGAAGAGATGTGCAGCTTGGTGATGGGCATGTTCACTCGCCTCTCCAATTGTGCCAACAGGACTATCCTTTATGACATGTACTCCTACGTCTGGGATATCAAGAGTATTATGTCAATGGTGAAATCTTTTGTGCAGTGGTTAG GGTGTCGTAGTCAATCTTCAGCACAGTTCTTAAGTGGAGACCAAGAACCCTGGGCCTTTAGAGGTGGTCTAGCAGGAGAGTTCCAG cGTTTGCTGCCTATTGATGGGGCAAATGACCTCTTTTTTCAACCACCTCCATTAACACCCACTTCCAAAGTGTACACCATAAGACCCTACTTCCCTAAAGATGAG gcATCTGTATATAAGATCTGCAGAGAAATGTATGCTGATGGAGCTGATCAACCCTTCCACAGTTTACCAGATTTAATTGGAGACAA gTTAGTTGGAGGTCTGCTCACCCTCAGCCTGGATTACTGCTTTGTCTTAGAAGACGAGGATGGCATATGTGGTTATGCTTTGGGAACAGTTGATGTAACTCCCTTCattaagaaatgcaaaatgtcTTGGATCCCTTTCATGCAAGAAAAATATACTAAACCAAATAGTGACAAGGAGCTATCTGAGGCAGAG aaaataatgctAAGCTTCCATGAAGAACAAGAAGTATTGCCTGAATCATTCCTTGCTAACTTTCCGTCTTTGATAAAGATTGATATCCACAAAAAAGTTACAGATCCAAGTGTGGCCAAAAGTATGATGGCCTGCCTGCTCTCTTCTCTAAAGGCTAATG gctCCCGTGGGGCTTTTTGTGAAGTGAGACCAGATGATAAAAGAATCTTGGAATTTTACAGCAAGCTCGGTTGTTTTGAGATTGCTAAAATGGAAGGATTTCCAAAGGATGTTGTTATCCTTGGAAGAAGCCTTTGA